The proteins below come from a single Lepidochelys kempii isolate rLepKem1 chromosome 20, rLepKem1.hap2, whole genome shotgun sequence genomic window:
- the IER2 gene encoding immediate early response gene 2 protein: protein MEVQKEAQRIMTLSVWKMYNSRLQRGGLRLHRSLQLSLVMRSAREVYLSAKLEEDEEGGLGPQPPAPAAASPGPQAPEERAAPADRGSAPGAGDPEPMETQDGSGDVPQAPTSLAAPAPGAGRRPARGVSLPPPGKASRKRRSSSLDKPGAAEAGLVPTKKARLEAAEEEGERQPQGQDGPFPSLAKVLQTRFSGMLRGGPPKGPEPTPGCRPGDGVLSILVRAVVAF from the coding sequence ATGGAGGTGCAGAAGGAAGCCCAGCGCATCATGACCCTGTCGGTGTGGAAGATGTACAACTCCCGCCTGCAACGCGGCGGCCTCCGGCTGCACCGGAGCCTGCAGCTCTCGCTGGTCATGCGGAGCGCCCGGGAGGTCTATCTCTCCGCCAAGCTGGAGGAGGACGAGGAGGGGGGACTTGGGCCGCAGCCCCCAGCGCCGGCCGccgcctcccccggcccccaggccCCGGAGGAGCGGGCAGCCCCCGCGGACCGTGGAAGCGCCCCGGGCGCCGGCGATCCGGAGCCCATGGAGACGCAGGACGGCAGCGGGGACGTGCCCCAGGCGCCCACCTCTCTGGCGGCTCCAGCGCCCGGGGCGGGTAGGCGGCCGGCGCGGGGGGTTTCGTTGCCGCCCCCGGGCAAAGCCAGCAGGAAGCGGCGGAGCAGCAGCTTGGACAAGCCGGGGGCGGCCGAGGCCGGGCTGGTGCCCACCAAGAAGGCCCGGCTGGAGGCGGCGGAGGAGGAGGGCGAGCGGCAGCCCCAGGGACAGGacggccccttccccagcctggccaaAGTCCTGCAGACCCGCTTCTCCGGGATGCTGCGGGGCGGCCCGCCCAAGGGCCCCGAGCCCACGCCGGGCTGCCGGCCCGGGGACGGGGTGCTCAGCATACTGGTCCGAGCCGTGGTGGCCTTTTAA
- the STX10 gene encoding syntaxin-10: MALEDPFSAVRREVQKAVNTARGLYGRWCELLQETRVVSAEEFDWTTNELRNSLRSIEWDLEDLEETIGIVESNPRKFRIEASELTERRAFVKQMRDSVKEMRDHISSPSALAIAERKNREMLIGGGASQKPPPEQYGPLREELVSANSRYIEEQQLQQQLIIDQQDEQLELVSGSIRVLKHMSGQVGDELEEQSLMLEEFAQEMDNTQSHMDGVLKKMAKVSHMTSDRRQWCAIGILLVLLIVVLILFFTL, from the exons ATGGCCCTGGAGGACCCGTTCTCCGCCGTGCGGAG gGAGGTGCAGAAGGCCGTGAACACGGCCCGGGGGCTCTACGGGCGCTGGTGCGAGCTGCTGCAGGAGACTCGTGTGGTCAGCGCGGAGGAGTTCGACTGGACCACGAACGAGCTGCGCAACAGCCTGCGTAGCATCGAGTGGGACCTGGAGGATCTGGAGGAGACCATCG GCATTGTGGAGTCAAACCCTCGCAAGTTCAGGATCGAAGCCAGCGAGCTGACGGAGAGACGGGCCTTCGTGAAACAGATGCGGGACTCTGTCAAG GAGATGCGGGATCACATATCCAGCCCGTCAGCCCTGGCCATCGCTGAGCGGAAAAACAGAGAG ATGCTGATTGGCGGTGGGGCCAGCCAGAAGCCCCCCCCGGAGCAATACGGCCCGCTGCGGGAGGAGCTGGTGTCCGCCAATTCCCGCTATATTGAGGAGCAGCAACTGCAGCAGCAG CTGATCATAGACCAGCAGGATGAGCAGCTGGAGCTGGTGTCGGGCAGCATCCGGGTCTTGAAGCACATGTCGGGCCAGGTTGGGGATGAGCTGGAGGAGCAGAGctt GATGCTGGAGGAGTTTGCCCAGGAGATGGACAACACCCAGTCCCACATGGATGGCGTGCTGAAGAAGATGGCCAAGGTGTCCCACATGACCAGCG acCGGCGGCAGTGGTGTGCGATTGGCATTCTGCTCGTTCTCCTCATCGTGGTGCTTATCCTCTTCTTCACTTTGTAA